One bacterium genomic window carries:
- the ruvB gene encoding Holliday junction branch migration DNA helicase RuvB: MKDNAETAARSISPATQEDEAAFDASLRPKTFADYYGQTSVKEKLALFVEATRKRKEALDHCLFYGPPGLGKTSLAYVIANELGVNIKSTSGPVIERPGDLAAILTNLEPHDVLFIDEIHRMSHIVEEILYPAMEDFKLDILVGQGPSAKTIKLDLPRFTLVGATTRAGLLTSPLRDRFGITCRLDFYTPEELAEIAFRSSKLLGIPVEREGTLEIASRSRGTPRITNRLLRRVRDYAQVRAHGKIDRKTAQEALALLEVDEKGFDMMDRKILSTIIDKFAGGPVGVETLSAALSEERDTLEDVYEPYLLQCGYLQKTPRGRTATDLAYEHLGRPMKASRQEKLL, translated from the coding sequence ATGAAAGACAACGCGGAGACGGCAGCCCGTTCCATCTCCCCCGCCACCCAGGAGGACGAAGCGGCGTTCGACGCCTCGCTGCGTCCCAAGACCTTCGCCGACTACTACGGCCAAACGAGCGTCAAGGAGAAGCTCGCCCTCTTCGTCGAGGCGACCCGCAAACGGAAGGAAGCCCTGGACCATTGCCTCTTCTACGGCCCTCCGGGGCTGGGCAAGACCTCGCTCGCCTACGTCATCGCGAACGAACTGGGTGTGAACATCAAGTCCACCTCCGGCCCCGTCATCGAGCGCCCCGGCGACCTGGCGGCCATCCTCACGAACCTCGAACCGCACGACGTCCTGTTCATCGACGAAATCCACCGCATGAGTCACATCGTGGAAGAAATCCTCTACCCCGCCATGGAGGACTTCAAGCTGGACATCTTGGTGGGCCAGGGCCCATCGGCCAAGACGATCAAGCTGGACCTGCCGCGTTTCACCCTCGTGGGCGCGACGACGCGCGCGGGACTCCTCACCTCGCCCTTGCGCGACCGGTTCGGCATCACCTGCCGCCTCGATTTTTACACGCCGGAGGAACTGGCGGAGATCGCCTTCCGTTCCTCCAAACTCCTGGGCATTCCGGTCGAGCGCGAAGGCACTCTGGAGATCGCCTCCCGTTCGCGGGGCACGCCCAGGATCACCAACCGGCTGCTCCGGCGCGTCCGCGATTACGCTCAGGTCCGGGCCCATGGGAAGATCGACCGGAAGACGGCCCAAGAGGCCCTCGCCCTTCTCGAGGTGGACGAAAAGGGTTTTGACATGATGGACCGGAAGATTTTATCCACCATCATCGACAAGTTCGCCGGAGGTCCCGTCGGCGTGGAGACCCTGTCGGCCGCCTTGAGCGAGGAGCGCGACACGCTGGAAGACGTCTACGAGCCCTATCTGCTTCAGTGCGGCTATCTCCAGAAGACGCCCCGGGGGCGGACGGCGACGGACCTGGCCTACGAACACTTGGGACGCCCCATGAAGGCCTCCCGGCAGGAAAAACTCTTGTGA
- the pilM gene encoding pilus assembly protein PilM, with the protein MSQTILGIDVGSYSIKVAEIERTLKEFHLVGFFEQPLVNAEALGREGAVAQALGRLFEEYNLSSQAAYTALPGQVTSHRAIDLPFADFKKVDQTIEFEMENYVPLPLEELLIDYEFLKSSKTGSTVLVSYAKASDFIKFLNTMTGADIDPRFVGSEPVELANVMKLGVLQPEGAYALVDLGHEKTNILIFVGGKLQFARTVMVGGRDLTRAIAESLNIPQAEAERMKIEVGQIGPEVEGADQTTRNVAEAMKGPLNEILLHLKQTFMAFQENKQEVVQALILCGGTSRLPGIDQYLSGKLRMNVSFLDCLDFPFNHLADSNWCRPIAASALGLAYRGVTGSGIRDIQFRRGEFAYKGEVKEYVGLVKQAAVLLGVVLFFALGSFVASYGALKGRVKGSTAQVVALSSQALPELPKKSQGNPTAILSSLTGKITEAQEKKKKIEEETALSVLDVLREFSATLPPREVLVLDVDDFTIAARRIRLQGRVASFEAVDQIKEALAKSKMFKNVATENVKKGPKGEIRFGLSIELAGGETEEGA; encoded by the coding sequence ATGTCTCAGACCATCCTTGGCATCGACGTGGGCAGTTACTCCATCAAGGTCGCCGAGATCGAGCGCACCCTCAAGGAGTTCCATCTCGTCGGGTTTTTCGAGCAACCCCTCGTCAACGCCGAGGCCCTCGGCCGGGAGGGGGCCGTCGCGCAGGCCCTCGGGCGGCTTTTTGAGGAATACAACCTTTCGTCCCAGGCGGCCTATACGGCCTTGCCCGGTCAGGTGACGTCCCACCGTGCGATCGACCTTCCATTCGCGGATTTCAAAAAAGTCGACCAAACCATCGAGTTCGAGATGGAGAACTACGTGCCCCTCCCGCTGGAGGAGCTGCTCATCGACTACGAGTTCCTCAAGAGTTCCAAGACCGGCTCGACCGTCCTGGTGAGTTACGCCAAGGCGAGCGATTTCATCAAGTTCCTGAATACGATGACCGGAGCGGACATCGATCCCCGTTTCGTGGGCAGCGAGCCGGTGGAGCTCGCCAACGTCATGAAACTGGGCGTGCTTCAGCCGGAGGGCGCCTATGCCCTCGTGGACCTGGGGCACGAGAAGACCAACATCCTCATCTTCGTGGGAGGCAAGCTCCAGTTCGCGCGGACCGTCATGGTGGGCGGGCGAGACCTGACGCGCGCCATCGCCGAGTCCCTCAACATCCCTCAGGCCGAGGCGGAGCGGATGAAGATCGAGGTGGGCCAGATCGGCCCCGAGGTGGAGGGGGCGGATCAGACTACCCGCAACGTGGCCGAGGCGATGAAGGGTCCCTTGAACGAAATTCTTCTGCATTTGAAACAGACCTTCATGGCGTTTCAAGAGAACAAGCAGGAAGTGGTGCAGGCCCTCATTCTCTGCGGAGGCACGTCCCGGCTCCCGGGCATCGACCAATATCTCTCCGGCAAGCTCCGTATGAACGTGAGCTTTCTCGACTGCCTCGATTTTCCGTTCAATCATCTTGCGGACTCCAATTGGTGCCGTCCCATCGCGGCCTCGGCGCTTGGGCTTGCCTACCGCGGCGTGACCGGTTCGGGCATCCGGGACATCCAATTCCGGCGGGGGGAGTTCGCCTACAAGGGCGAGGTCAAGGAGTATGTCGGTCTCGTCAAGCAGGCGGCTGTCCTCCTGGGCGTCGTCCTTTTCTTCGCGCTCGGCAGTTTCGTGGCGAGCTACGGCGCGCTCAAAGGGCGGGTGAAGGGCTCGACGGCGCAGGTCGTGGCGCTTTCCTCCCAGGCCCTGCCCGAGCTGCCCAAGAAGTCGCAGGGTAATCCCACAGCCATCCTTTCCAGCCTTACTGGAAAGATCACCGAGGCCCAGGAAAAAAAGAAAAAGATCGAGGAGGAGACCGCCCTATCCGTCCTGGACGTCCTCCGGGAATTCTCCGCCACGCTTCCGCCGCGCGAGGTCCTTGTTCTGGACGTGGACGATTTCACCATCGCCGCCAGGCGCATCCGCCTGCAAGGTCGGGTGGCTTCCTTCGAGGCGGTGGACCAGATCAAGGAGGCGCTGGCGAAGTCGAAGATGTTCAAGAACGTCGCGACCGAGAACGTCAAGAAGGGGCCCAAGGGGGAGATCCGTTTCGGCCTCTCCATCGAGCTCGCCGGCGGCGAGACCGAGGAGGGGGCGTAA
- a CDS encoding YebC/PmpR family DNA-binding transcriptional regulator, with the protein MSGHSKWATIKRKKGAEDAKRGKIFTKIIRELTVAAREGGGDPNGNPRLRTVMDKAKQANMPQDNVTRAIKKGTGELEGATYEEQSLEGYGPGGVAVMLNILTDNKNRTVSEIRNVFSKNGGNMGEAGCVAWVFHKKGFIQFNKGQVTEDALMETALEVGAEDIKEEEDTWDVLTDPASFEKVRKGLEDKGLKPVSAEVTMVPQNSIKITGAEAEKMLKLMEALEDHDDVQNVYANFDIPKEEMERLSKMVA; encoded by the coding sequence TTGTCCGGTCATTCCAAATGGGCCACGATTAAACGCAAAAAAGGCGCCGAGGACGCCAAGCGCGGCAAGATCTTCACCAAGATCATCCGCGAACTGACGGTCGCGGCGCGTGAAGGCGGCGGCGACCCGAACGGCAACCCCCGCCTCCGCACGGTCATGGACAAGGCCAAACAGGCCAACATGCCGCAGGACAACGTCACCCGCGCCATCAAAAAGGGCACGGGCGAGCTTGAGGGCGCCACGTACGAAGAGCAGTCGCTGGAGGGGTACGGTCCCGGCGGCGTGGCGGTGATGCTGAACATCCTCACCGACAACAAGAACAGGACGGTTTCGGAAATCCGCAATGTGTTTTCCAAAAACGGCGGCAACATGGGCGAGGCCGGCTGCGTGGCCTGGGTCTTCCACAAAAAGGGGTTCATCCAATTCAACAAGGGCCAGGTCACCGAGGACGCCTTGATGGAGACCGCCCTGGAAGTGGGGGCTGAGGACATCAAGGAGGAGGAAGACACCTGGGACGTCCTGACCGATCCGGCCTCGTTCGAGAAGGTCAGGAAGGGTCTGGAGGACAAGGGCCTCAAGCCGGTTTCCGCGGAGGTCACGATGGTTCCTCAAAACTCCATCAAGATCACCGGGGCGGAGGCCGAGAAGATGCTCAAGCTCATGGAAGCCCTCGAGGACCATGACGACGTCCAGAACGTCTACGCAAACTTCGACATACCCAAGGAAGAAATGGAACGCCTGAGCAAGATGGTCGCCTAA
- the ruvC gene encoding crossover junction endodeoxyribonuclease RuvC, with amino-acid sequence MRILGIDPGSRITGYGVVEKRGSSFLHVDNGCLILRPADPIPYRLEQIYSGLLEMLARYKPDAAAVEEVFFAKNAASSIKLGEARGVALLAAVQARIPVFEYATREVKQAITGFGQASKDQVQKMVKSVLGLPQVAQEDASDALAVAICHLQSYRLKAVVG; translated from the coding sequence ATGCGCATCCTCGGCATTGATCCAGGCTCGCGCATCACCGGTTACGGTGTCGTCGAAAAACGAGGCTCCTCTTTTCTGCACGTCGACAACGGGTGCCTGATCCTGCGCCCCGCCGACCCAATCCCCTACCGGCTGGAACAAATCTATTCCGGGCTCTTGGAGATGCTGGCGCGGTACAAACCCGACGCGGCGGCGGTCGAGGAGGTCTTCTTCGCCAAGAACGCGGCGAGTTCCATCAAGCTGGGCGAGGCGCGGGGCGTCGCCCTGCTCGCGGCCGTTCAGGCCCGCATCCCGGTCTTCGAATACGCGACCCGCGAGGTGAAGCAGGCGATCACGGGTTTTGGACAGGCCTCCAAGGATCAGGTGCAGAAGATGGTCAAGAGCGTGCTGGGACTTCCGCAAGTCGCCCAGGAGGACGCCTCGGACGCCCTGGCCGTCGCGATCTGCCATCTTCAATCCTACAGGCTGAAGGCGGTGGTGGGATGA
- a CDS encoding sigma 54-interacting transcriptional regulator, producing the protein MTTLHFFRLDREVLKYPFPAEVLRIGRHPANDLTLPDEEISRFHLTIERRDGTFWVVDRSRNGTTVNGRRVREAPLKNGDRIGLGSWAVVFGDDSGWGDGETVARGRASGCQASLCGMMGASGAMLRVFEKIRKAAPTSATVLILGETGSGKELAARAVHDLSTRCRRPFVPLNCGAISPQLIESELFGHEKGAFTGALNRHPGAFEQAQGGTLFLDEVGELPLELQPKLLRVLEDRRFRRVGGTQEIEADVRVVAATHRSLEAHVRQGKFREDLYFRLYSVPIALPPLRERREDIALLAAHFLAALQEGLAPADQKTLSPEAVAALSSHSWKGNVRELKNVLMRSVLFAPGESISAKDLLFLSSEESLDKPADILKDAEREAILKALREHGWNKRRTAETLGVAKSTLFQKIRVFGIKDEEST; encoded by the coding sequence ATGACGACACTTCATTTTTTCCGTTTGGACCGCGAGGTCCTCAAATATCCCTTCCCCGCCGAGGTCCTCCGGATTGGGAGGCACCCGGCCAACGACCTCACGCTCCCGGACGAGGAGATTTCACGCTTTCACCTGACGATCGAACGCCGGGACGGGACCTTCTGGGTCGTCGACAGGAGCCGGAACGGGACAACGGTGAACGGGCGCCGCGTGCGCGAGGCCCCGCTCAAGAACGGAGACCGCATCGGTCTCGGGTCTTGGGCCGTCGTCTTCGGGGACGATTCCGGTTGGGGGGACGGCGAGACCGTGGCCCGCGGGCGCGCGAGCGGGTGCCAGGCATCCCTCTGCGGGATGATGGGCGCGAGCGGCGCGATGCTTCGCGTCTTTGAAAAGATCCGGAAGGCCGCTCCGACGTCGGCGACCGTCCTCATCCTGGGCGAAACGGGGTCGGGCAAGGAGCTGGCGGCGCGGGCCGTCCATGATCTTTCGACCCGATGCCGCCGCCCCTTCGTTCCCTTGAACTGCGGGGCCATTTCCCCCCAGCTCATCGAAAGCGAGCTCTTCGGCCACGAAAAGGGGGCCTTCACGGGGGCCTTGAACCGTCACCCGGGCGCCTTTGAGCAGGCTCAGGGAGGCACACTGTTCCTGGACGAGGTCGGAGAGTTGCCGCTGGAGCTGCAGCCCAAGCTTCTTCGGGTCTTGGAGGACCGGCGTTTCCGGCGCGTGGGGGGGACGCAGGAGATCGAGGCCGACGTCCGCGTCGTCGCCGCGACCCATCGCTCTCTGGAGGCCCACGTGCGCCAGGGTAAATTCCGGGAAGACCTCTATTTCCGTCTCTATTCGGTGCCCATCGCCTTGCCTCCCTTGAGGGAACGACGGGAGGATATCGCACTGCTGGCCGCCCATTTTCTGGCGGCGCTTCAAGAGGGTTTGGCGCCGGCGGACCAGAAGACGCTCTCGCCGGAGGCCGTCGCGGCCCTCTCCTCCCATTCTTGGAAGGGAAACGTACGCGAGCTCAAAAACGTCCTCATGCGCTCGGTCCTCTTCGCCCCCGGTGAGTCGATCTCCGCGAAGGACCTCCTTTTTCTCAGCTCCGAGGAGTCCCTGGATAAGCCTGCCGACATCCTCAAGGATGCCGAGCGGGAGGCCATCCTCAAAGCCCTGCGCGAGCACGGCTGGAACAAGAGGCGCACGGCGGAGACGCTGGGTGTCGCCAAGTCGACGCTGTTTCAGAAGATTCGGGTCTTTGGAATCAAGGACGAGGAATCGACCTAG
- a CDS encoding prepilin-type N-terminal cleavage/methylation domain-containing protein — translation MRTSTPGRSASRKRNSLLSNSGLTLIEILVAMAIVGLIIGVSATGLRSVFNVNMKSAAGKLAGTLRYLSNKAVTDHRYIRVLYDLEAQSYSVEECTEPVVVSVEDEETQAEKDKKEEAKPAPEEGEGADAAAGDEGAAKTADSCAPSESSLLKPVKLPSGVLFKDVSVSYLKWKKEKGRIYTYFFPDGYATPTLINFKDEEDENHYAVEVEAFSGKVRVASEYREHFSEWRSEDK, via the coding sequence ATGAGGACATCAACTCCTGGGAGATCGGCGTCGAGAAAACGGAATAGCCTTCTCTCAAACTCCGGGCTCACGCTCATCGAAATTCTGGTCGCGATGGCCATCGTCGGTCTGATCATCGGCGTCTCGGCCACGGGGCTCCGCTCGGTCTTCAACGTGAACATGAAGAGCGCGGCGGGCAAGCTCGCGGGAACCCTCCGCTACCTTTCCAACAAGGCGGTGACCGACCACCGGTACATCCGCGTTCTCTATGACCTGGAGGCCCAGTCTTACAGCGTGGAGGAATGCACGGAACCCGTCGTCGTCTCCGTCGAGGACGAAGAGACGCAGGCGGAAAAGGACAAGAAAGAGGAGGCGAAGCCGGCCCCCGAGGAAGGTGAAGGAGCCGACGCGGCGGCAGGTGACGAAGGAGCGGCCAAGACCGCCGACTCCTGCGCCCCGTCCGAGTCATCACTCTTGAAGCCCGTCAAACTCCCGTCCGGCGTCCTCTTCAAGGATGTGTCCGTTTCCTACCTCAAATGGAAGAAGGAAAAGGGCCGGATCTACACCTATTTCTTCCCGGATGGCTACGCCACGCCGACCCTGATCAATTTCAAGGACGAGGAGGACGAAAACCACTATGCGGTCGAGGTCGAGGCGTTCTCCGGCAAGGTCCGCGTGGCGTCCGAGTATCGGGAGCATTTTTCGGAGTGGAGAAGTGAGGACAAGTAA
- a CDS encoding cold-shock protein codes for MPEQRKGRVKWFNDSKGYGFIEQDNGPDVFVHYSAIQGEGFKNLREGQEVLFEIVEGAKGPQAANVVKA; via the coding sequence ATGCCCGAGCAAAGAAAAGGCCGCGTGAAGTGGTTTAACGACTCCAAGGGTTACGGCTTCATCGAGCAGGACAACGGACCGGACGTTTTCGTTCACTATTCCGCCATCCAAGGCGAGGGCTTCAAGAACCTCCGCGAAGGCCAGGAAGTCCTCTTCGAAATCGTCGAAGGCGCCAAGGGGCCCCAGGCCGCCAATGTCGTAAAGGCCTAG
- the gspN gene encoding type II secretion system protein GspN: MSKFLKILLYPVVFFLSLVLFSVLLFPFDSVKNRAATEIENAMGGGYQVTIGKLSPSLPSGAVLKDIEIRPRGSAAAAPMKLSQAKVKVGLLALLSGGLEVDFDVKPPQGRATGAFIRKGGGMEIEAKLDRFDLGLISFLTQRAGIPVTGTVSGNVSLEMYPQDPLRNTGSAVLQVLDLGLGEISLAEGAFKVPAMKLAQTGGNSKIDIQVSRGNLEVKSLQLAGGDLDLNTDGKVYGARRADNYRFNLKGSFKPTPDFAQKFQILGLVEKQKAADGSYPFTITGRVSKPSIRIGEFKLPI, translated from the coding sequence ATGTCCAAGTTTCTTAAAATCCTCCTGTATCCGGTCGTTTTCTTCCTGAGCCTCGTCCTATTTTCCGTCCTGCTCTTTCCCTTCGACAGCGTGAAGAACCGGGCGGCGACGGAGATCGAAAACGCGATGGGCGGCGGCTACCAGGTGACGATCGGAAAATTATCGCCCTCTCTGCCCAGCGGGGCCGTGCTGAAGGACATCGAGATCCGGCCGAGGGGGAGCGCCGCGGCGGCGCCGATGAAGCTTTCGCAGGCCAAGGTCAAAGTGGGTCTTCTGGCGCTGCTGTCCGGCGGGTTGGAGGTCGACTTCGACGTGAAACCTCCGCAGGGGAGGGCCACGGGCGCCTTCATCCGCAAGGGCGGCGGGATGGAGATCGAAGCCAAATTGGACCGCTTCGACCTCGGCCTCATCTCCTTTCTGACCCAAAGGGCGGGAATTCCGGTGACGGGGACCGTCAGCGGTAACGTGAGCTTGGAAATGTACCCGCAAGACCCCCTCCGGAACACCGGATCGGCCGTCCTGCAGGTCTTGGACCTTGGGTTGGGGGAAATTTCGCTCGCCGAAGGGGCGTTCAAGGTTCCGGCCATGAAGCTCGCGCAGACGGGGGGCAATTCAAAGATTGATATCCAGGTCAGCCGCGGCAATTTGGAGGTGAAGTCGCTTCAGCTCGCGGGTGGCGACCTTGACTTGAACACGGACGGAAAGGTCTACGGGGCGCGCCGGGCGGACAACTACCGCTTCAACCTGAAGGGCTCCTTCAAACCGACTCCGGACTTCGCCCAAAAATTTCAGATCCTCGGCCTGGTCGAAAAGCAGAAGGCGGCCGATGGAAGCTATCCCTTCACGATCACCGGACGCGTCTCGAAGCCCAGCATCCGGATCGGCGAGTTCAAGTTGCCCATCTAG
- the ruvA gene encoding Holliday junction branch migration protein RuvA — translation MIASLNGILAQKSMDSVVVDVGGVGYKVAVSLNTFARLPGAGDRVFLFVHTAVREDDIALFGFIEESEKKVFLKLIGVNGIGPKLALTILSGIAPTDLIDALHREDLARLTAISGIGKKTAERMILDLKDKLKELLTEDRLKVPAGPRGLIEEATSALVNLGYNRAVAEKTLSHVPLTEGAPLEQILRKALKILSDKALT, via the coding sequence ATGATCGCCTCCTTGAACGGAATTCTCGCGCAAAAGTCGATGGACTCCGTCGTCGTGGACGTCGGCGGCGTCGGCTACAAGGTCGCCGTCTCCCTCAACACCTTCGCTCGCCTGCCGGGAGCCGGGGATCGCGTCTTTCTCTTCGTCCACACCGCGGTCCGCGAGGACGACATCGCCCTCTTCGGCTTCATCGAGGAGTCGGAGAAAAAGGTCTTTCTCAAACTCATCGGCGTCAACGGCATCGGACCCAAGCTTGCGCTCACCATCCTCTCGGGCATCGCCCCGACGGATCTCATCGATGCCCTCCACCGGGAGGACCTGGCGCGGCTCACGGCCATCTCCGGCATCGGCAAGAAGACGGCCGAACGGATGATCCTGGATCTGAAGGACAAGCTGAAGGAGCTGCTGACGGAGGATCGGCTCAAGGTTCCGGCGGGACCCCGAGGACTGATCGAGGAGGCGACCTCCGCCCTGGTCAATCTGGGCTACAACCGGGCCGTGGCGGAGAAAACCCTCTCTCACGTCCCTCTGACCGAGGGAGCGCCTCTGGAACAAATCCTTCGTAAGGCTTTGAAAATTCTCTCGGACAAGGCTCTCACATGA
- a CDS encoding type II secretion system protein GspJ, which yields MNQKGFTLIEVLIAVVLLAIISFLVYQSMGAMVGSKERFETREDAYRSANVFMDRLTRELATAVLYGNVELLGVSPNGEQSSKSVFSAENNGDQDKLTFDTLSHTRYLKDAKESDLAEVTYFLETQEDGDGLYAVKRRLKCPLDAEPGEKGQVTVLMTGVKELNFRYYDAAKTEYKDEWDTTKLDFANRLPRAVEITLVLQDPVDEDNSLRFMTVALLEMSPGPNDF from the coding sequence ATGAATCAAAAAGGCTTCACGCTGATCGAAGTCCTCATCGCGGTCGTCCTGCTCGCGATCATCTCCTTTCTCGTCTATCAGTCGATGGGCGCGATGGTGGGGTCCAAGGAACGCTTCGAGACGCGGGAGGACGCCTACCGGAGCGCCAACGTTTTCATGGACCGGTTGACGCGCGAGCTCGCGACGGCGGTCCTCTACGGCAACGTCGAGCTCCTGGGCGTTTCGCCCAACGGCGAGCAGTCCTCCAAGAGCGTCTTTTCGGCGGAGAACAACGGCGACCAGGACAAGCTCACGTTCGACACCCTCTCTCACACGCGCTACTTGAAGGACGCCAAGGAGTCCGACCTGGCCGAGGTGACGTACTTTCTGGAAACCCAAGAAGACGGCGACGGTCTCTACGCCGTCAAGCGCCGTCTCAAGTGCCCGTTGGACGCCGAGCCCGGGGAAAAGGGGCAGGTAACCGTGCTGATGACCGGGGTGAAGGAACTCAACTTCCGTTATTACGACGCGGCCAAGACCGAATATAAGGACGAATGGGACACGACGAAGCTGGACTTCGCCAACCGCCTGCCGCGCGCGGTGGAGATCACGCTGGTGCTTCAGGACCCGGTGGATGAGGACAACTCGCTCCGGTTCATGACGGTTGCCTTGCTCGAAATGTCTCCCGGTCCCAACGATTTTTAA
- a CDS encoding septum formation initiator family protein, producing MKRLLFFIAVLSLLVSFGNEGWVRLYQLRRVGASIEEQNRLVALQNDKIRHEIEDLRDPKYLERFIRNEMGYAREGETLYEFIEPR from the coding sequence GTGAAAAGGTTGCTGTTCTTCATCGCGGTCTTAAGCCTCCTGGTCTCGTTCGGCAACGAGGGCTGGGTGAGACTCTACCAGCTCCGGCGGGTCGGGGCCTCAATCGAGGAACAGAACCGCCTCGTCGCCCTTCAGAACGACAAGATCCGTCATGAAATCGAGGACCTCCGGGATCCAAAATATCTCGAACGTTTCATCCGCAACGAAATGGGCTACGCCCGCGAGGGCGAAACGCTCTACGAATTCATCGAACCCAGGTAA
- a CDS encoding prepilin-type N-terminal cleavage/methylation domain-containing protein, with product MRTSKSNHSAGFTLLEVMVAIAILAVSLLAIYSLQSTSLLGSARAQRISVCTQLARLKMDQALIEIEAGIAKGEFPEEKEEAGTFEEDKYPDYGWRLKIKKVEIPVPPAPEGVSADIMTQVFTMVSEQLSQATREVKLTIVWRGEDDEEEEGITLTTHVVKM from the coding sequence GTGAGGACAAGTAAAAGCAACCACAGCGCCGGCTTTACGCTCCTCGAGGTGATGGTGGCCATTGCCATCCTCGCCGTTTCGCTTCTCGCCATCTACAGCCTTCAGAGCACGTCGCTCTTGGGCTCGGCTCGGGCCCAGAGAATCTCGGTGTGCACGCAGCTGGCCCGCCTCAAGATGGACCAGGCCCTGATCGAGATCGAGGCCGGGATCGCCAAGGGGGAGTTCCCCGAGGAGAAAGAGGAGGCCGGGACGTTCGAGGAGGACAAATACCCGGACTACGGCTGGCGCCTGAAGATCAAGAAGGTGGAGATTCCCGTGCCGCCCGCGCCGGAAGGCGTGAGCGCGGACATCATGACCCAGGTGTTCACGATGGTCTCCGAGCAGCTCTCCCAGGCGACGCGCGAGGTGAAACTCACCATCGTCTGGCGCGGCGAGGACGACGAGGAAGAGGAAGGCATCACGCTCACGACCCACGTCGTGAAGATGTAG
- the gspG gene encoding type II secretion system major pseudopilin GspG — MLKKILTAPLRGIRVRKPHSVWQRTLNNRGMTLIEIMVVVTILGIIATLVTVNVIGRLDQAKVSAAKTQIKNLETALDEFRRDNGFYPQTEQGLKALVEKPSTGRIPNSYPKGGYIKGNAVPKDPWSCEFLYYSPGSHGNPYEITSYGADCQEGGEDTDEDINSWEIGVEKTE, encoded by the coding sequence ATGCTGAAGAAAATTCTGACCGCGCCGCTTCGCGGCATAAGAGTCCGTAAGCCGCACTCTGTTTGGCAACGGACTCTAAACAACCGCGGCATGACCTTGATCGAAATCATGGTCGTCGTGACGATTCTTGGAATCATCGCGACCTTGGTGACAGTCAACGTCATCGGCCGTCTCGACCAGGCCAAGGTCTCGGCCGCAAAGACCCAGATCAAGAACCTCGAGACCGCCCTGGACGAGTTCCGGCGCGACAACGGTTTTTACCCGCAGACCGAGCAGGGGTTGAAGGCCCTGGTGGAAAAGCCCTCCACGGGCCGCATTCCGAACAGCTACCCCAAGGGGGGCTACATCAAGGGCAACGCCGTCCCCAAGGATCCGTGGAGCTGCGAATTCCTCTATTACAGCCCGGGATCGCACGGGAATCCGTATGAGATCACCTCGTACGGCGCCGATTGCCAGGAGGGGGGCGAGGATACGGATGAGGACATCAACTCCTGGGAGATCGGCGTCGAGAAAACGGAATAG